Proteins encoded together in one Gammaproteobacteria bacterium window:
- a CDS encoding O-antigen translocase — MTLVKTSILSFIATVIKLLAALVINKAVAVYIGPAGLALIGQFQNFTQVVMTFAQGAINAGVTKYTAEYAKDEGSSLSILFSTASKICLTASALVGAGIVLLSNYTSIYFLKSGDHSYIFVIFGFTIILFVLNSLLLSILNGLKEIKTWVSINIIQSIYSLIFTTSLIFWLGLDGALIALVTNQSVVFFIVLWMLRKHQVIKVSNFKGDFNKPEAKKLMAFAAMALTTALTIPISHLIIRNYIGENIGWDEAGYWQAIWYISMMYLMVVTTTLSIYFLPKFSELTDKKELRKELVSGYIIILPIVICMSLGILFFKDEIINILFSSAFLPMKDLFLFQLIGDVIKIAAWLVATLMAAKAMAKMYIVTELIFSLSFVFIAIFMLDTYGLVGITYAFSINYFLYLIVVILLTRKVWV; from the coding sequence ATGACTTTAGTTAAAACATCTATTCTTAGTTTTATAGCCACAGTGATAAAGCTGCTAGCTGCATTGGTCATTAATAAGGCGGTTGCCGTGTATATTGGGCCAGCTGGTTTGGCACTTATAGGTCAATTTCAAAATTTCACCCAAGTTGTGATGACTTTTGCACAAGGCGCAATCAATGCTGGTGTAACTAAGTATACAGCTGAGTATGCAAAAGATGAGGGAAGCAGCCTCTCCATTTTATTTAGTACAGCAAGTAAAATATGTTTGACTGCCTCCGCGTTGGTTGGGGCGGGCATAGTGCTTCTTTCCAATTATACGTCAATATATTTTTTAAAGTCAGGTGATCATAGTTATATATTTGTGATTTTTGGTTTCACCATAATTTTGTTTGTTTTGAACAGTCTCCTCCTGTCTATTTTGAATGGGTTAAAAGAAATCAAAACTTGGGTATCAATAAATATTATTCAAAGTATTTATAGCCTTATTTTTACAACATCTTTAATTTTTTGGCTTGGTTTGGATGGCGCTCTAATTGCCTTGGTTACCAATCAATCGGTGGTGTTTTTTATCGTATTATGGATGCTGAGAAAGCACCAAGTTATTAAAGTTAGTAACTTCAAAGGGGATTTTAATAAACCTGAAGCAAAAAAGTTAATGGCTTTTGCTGCGATGGCACTTACTACAGCCCTTACGATACCTATTTCTCATTTGATAATAAGAAACTATATCGGTGAAAATATTGGTTGGGATGAGGCAGGCTATTGGCAGGCAATTTGGTATATATCTATGATGTACCTAATGGTGGTAACAACTACCTTGAGTATTTATTTTTTACCAAAGTTTTCAGAACTGACTGATAAAAAAGAACTTAGAAAAGAGTTGGTTTCGGGATATATCATTATATTACCTATAGTAATATGTATGTCCCTAGGTATTTTATTTTTTAAGGATGAAATTATTAACATATTGTTTTCTTCCGCATTTTTACCAATGAAAGATCTGTTTCTGTTTCAGTTGATTGGCGATGTTATCAAGATCGCGGCTTGGTTAGTCGCGACTTTAATGGCAGCGAAAGCAATGGCTAAAATGTACATTGTTACAGAGCTGATATTCTCTTTGTCGTTTGTTTTCATCGCAATTTTTATGTTAGATACCTACGGTCTAGTTGGGATAACATACGCTTTTTCTATAAATTACTTCCTTTATTTAATAGTGGTTATTTTACTTACAAGAAAAGTGTGGGTATAG
- a CDS encoding glycosyltransferase family 4 protein → MKVLLAHNNYTITGGAEVFYRGVGRVLEKNGHEVAYFSCQEGGLDTQWADYFPKSVDYQSGGFAQKIQAFPAMVYSKKSKQAMARLIEDFKPDIIHAFAIYVKLTPSILDAAREAGIPVVMSCNDYKHICPSYKLYHRGKICEECKGGKFYRAVVNRCAHDSMVYSVASGIEAYVHNYLNIYRKNIHTFLFSSEFMAHKTEEFWGKDTFRWRKLRNPFDSTKYQATYTPKGSVLFFGRIIDEKGVDILVQAAAQLPQVSFRLVGDGPDLSSLKEMAENLGVKNIVFTGAKWGEEMDEELKQCAFVVVPSIWHENFPYVINQSFAFGKPVVGSNRGGITELVAHGERGLIYKATDSAALAQTVRELWNDSQRIKTMGQRAKEFSDREFNDQSLYQTLHGIYTEVLS, encoded by the coding sequence ATGAAAGTATTATTAGCACATAATAATTATACGATCACAGGTGGCGCTGAAGTATTCTACCGTGGGGTTGGGCGTGTATTAGAAAAAAATGGGCATGAGGTCGCTTATTTCTCATGCCAAGAAGGTGGTTTGGACACGCAGTGGGCTGATTACTTTCCCAAAAGTGTGGATTATCAATCGGGTGGTTTTGCGCAGAAGATACAAGCTTTCCCTGCTATGGTTTATTCAAAAAAATCCAAGCAAGCAATGGCAAGGCTGATTGAAGATTTTAAACCGGATATTATTCATGCCTTTGCTATTTATGTGAAGCTTACCCCTTCTATTTTGGATGCGGCGAGGGAAGCGGGTATTCCTGTGGTGATGAGTTGCAATGACTATAAGCATATTTGCCCAAGTTATAAGCTTTATCATCGTGGAAAGATTTGTGAAGAGTGCAAAGGCGGTAAATTTTATCGTGCAGTGGTTAACCGGTGCGCCCATGATTCGATGGTTTACAGTGTAGCAAGCGGCATTGAAGCATATGTGCATAATTATTTGAATATTTACCGCAAAAATATACATACATTCCTATTTTCAAGCGAGTTTATGGCACACAAAACAGAAGAGTTTTGGGGTAAAGATACTTTTCGTTGGCGTAAGCTACGCAACCCCTTTGATAGTACAAAATATCAAGCAACTTACACCCCTAAAGGTTCGGTGTTATTTTTCGGACGTATTATTGATGAGAAAGGTGTGGATATATTGGTGCAAGCGGCGGCTCAATTGCCACAGGTTTCTTTTCGCTTGGTTGGGGATGGGCCTGATTTGAGTAGCTTGAAAGAAATGGCAGAAAATTTGGGTGTGAAAAATATTGTGTTTACGGGAGCGAAGTGGGGGGAGGAGATGGATGAAGAGCTAAAGCAATGTGCTTTTGTTGTGGTTCCATCCATTTGGCACGAAAATTTTCCTTATGTGATTAATCAATCTTTTGCATTTGGTAAGCCTGTGGTTGGCTCCAATCGGGGGGGGATTACCGAGTTGGTCGCACATGGCGAACGAGGTTTAATATATAAGGCGACGGACTCGGCAGCCTTGGCACAAACAGTTCGTGAGTTGTGGAATGATTCTCAGCGTATTAAAACGATGGGTCAACGGGCTAAAGAGTTCTCTGATCGTGAGTTTAACGACCAGAGCCTATATCAAACGCTTCATGGAATATATACTGAAGTACTATCATGA
- a CDS encoding NAD-dependent epimerase/dehydratase family protein, translating into MKALVLGGNGFIGSHIVDHLLAQGHSVRVFDRGVEKFRAPLTQVDYRLSPFDDVPALAEALEGIDVVYHLISTTVPSTSNKDPVYDTESNLVGTIKLLNLVRDSSVSRIVYLSSGGTVYGIPEHSPISESHPLRPICSYGVVKVAVENYLQMYHHLYGIEYAVLRVSNPYGERQGHAGVQGVIGTFMAKVVAGESIEVWGDGSVVRDFIYIKDLAKLCEKVGHSHAIGVFNAGSGQGCSIQEIVATLSTVTEQNIQPKYSLGRSYDVPKVVLNIAKAKGEFEWNPEISLLDGMAKTWGWVRAQVK; encoded by the coding sequence ATGAAAGCTCTAGTTCTTGGTGGAAATGGTTTTATTGGCTCGCATATTGTGGATCATCTGCTGGCTCAAGGTCACTCAGTGAGGGTGTTTGATCGTGGTGTGGAGAAGTTTAGAGCCCCGTTGACTCAAGTTGATTATCGTTTGTCTCCCTTTGATGATGTGCCCGCATTGGCAGAAGCACTGGAAGGCATTGATGTGGTCTATCACCTGATCAGCACTACGGTACCAAGTACTTCAAATAAAGACCCTGTTTATGATACTGAATCTAATCTGGTTGGAACAATTAAATTACTAAATCTAGTACGTGACTCTAGTGTCTCGCGTATTGTCTATTTATCTTCTGGTGGAACGGTCTACGGCATTCCTGAGCACTCACCCATTTCAGAGTCTCATCCTTTACGACCCATATGCTCCTATGGTGTGGTGAAGGTTGCAGTCGAAAATTATTTGCAGATGTATCACCACTTATATGGTATTGAGTATGCTGTACTTAGGGTTTCTAATCCGTATGGTGAACGGCAAGGGCATGCGGGTGTGCAAGGAGTGATAGGCACATTTATGGCTAAAGTTGTGGCTGGTGAAAGCATTGAAGTTTGGGGGGATGGCAGCGTGGTGCGTGATTTTATCTATATAAAGGATTTGGCAAAGCTATGTGAGAAGGTTGGCCACTCGCATGCTATTGGTGTGTTTAATGCGGGCAGTGGTCAAGGGTGTTCTATTCAGGAGATAGTGGCAACGCTTTCAACTGTAACCGAGCAAAATATTCAGCCCAAATATAGCTTAGGACGTTCCTATGATGTACCCAAAGTGGTATTGAATATTGCTAAAGCAAAAGGAGAGTTTGAATGGAATCCCGAGATAAGTTTGCTAGATGGCATGGCAAAAACGTGGGGATGGGTGAGGGCTCAAGTAAAGTGA
- a CDS encoding sulfotransferase, translating to MESRDKFARWHGKNVGMGEGSSKVMGNDKIIFIVGSSRSGTTMLGRVFGKSSQVHTFGELHFFEQMINDRIVSQRNCWDDIKLVSMLERLITSARDGLFSPVSRGRYSNDAKIILSLCTEKDPVSVYERFLREETKKNGKCIPCEQTPRYLYASETIFSSFPEAYIINLVRDPRDVLLSQKNKWRRRFLGAKNIPIREAFRAWVNYHPYTISKLWVSSVQTAQSLEKHPRFFSLQFESLLNNPEGEIRRLCDFVGLAYEPNMLEVPQVGSSAGADDHSKIGIDHSKASGWSKGGLSKVELYLCQRVTAQEMKRLGYKVSPVSVAVWLRWLNMVTFILKISMALLFNLKRSKSMIGSIRRRLIKPNEKMS from the coding sequence ATGGAATCCCGAGATAAGTTTGCTAGATGGCATGGCAAAAACGTGGGGATGGGTGAGGGCTCAAGTAAAGTGATGGGCAATGATAAAATAATTTTTATTGTCGGTAGTAGTCGTAGTGGAACAACAATGCTAGGCCGTGTCTTTGGGAAGAGTAGTCAAGTACATACATTTGGTGAGTTACACTTTTTTGAGCAGATGATCAATGATCGGATAGTTAGCCAGCGTAATTGTTGGGATGATATAAAACTTGTAAGCATGTTGGAGCGGCTAATAACCTCTGCGAGAGACGGCCTTTTTTCTCCTGTAAGTAGGGGGCGCTACAGTAATGATGCAAAAATAATTTTAAGCTTATGCACCGAGAAGGACCCTGTATCAGTTTATGAGCGTTTTTTGAGGGAGGAAACAAAGAAAAATGGAAAATGTATTCCATGTGAGCAAACGCCACGCTATCTGTATGCTTCGGAAACTATATTTTCATCTTTTCCAGAAGCATATATTATCAATCTAGTAAGAGACCCAAGAGATGTTTTGCTTTCACAAAAAAATAAGTGGCGCAGACGTTTTTTGGGGGCAAAAAACATCCCTATTCGTGAGGCATTTCGTGCATGGGTGAATTATCATCCATATACAATTTCAAAGCTGTGGGTCTCTTCTGTGCAAACAGCTCAAAGCCTTGAAAAGCACCCACGTTTTTTTTCGCTTCAGTTTGAGAGTTTACTAAACAATCCTGAAGGTGAAATTAGAAGGTTGTGCGATTTTGTTGGTTTGGCCTATGAGCCGAATATGCTAGAAGTACCACAAGTTGGTTCTTCGGCAGGTGCAGATGACCATAGTAAAATAGGCATTGATCACTCAAAAGCCTCTGGATGGTCAAAAGGGGGCTTATCAAAGGTGGAGCTATACCTTTGTCAGCGTGTTACAGCGCAAGAGATGAAGCGTTTGGGTTATAAGGTTAGTCCAGTTTCTGTAGCTGTTTGGCTTAGATGGTTAAACATGGTGACTTTTATATTAAAAATATCTATGGCGTTATTGTTCAACCTAAAGAGAAGCAAGAGCATGATAGGGTCTATACGCCGCCGATTGATAAAGCCCAACGAGAAAATGTCGTAA
- a CDS encoding sulfotransferase: MVAQVDARYIKKRPTKLYSRLVSYLLFEGRPLTTRGQWINPLLSASFSLYKRLPQLKTADNPVFILGTGRSGTTILGIVLSMHKDVGFLNEPKALWHAIHPNEDLIGSYSRKSASYYLNASDVDELMKRNAHRLFGAYLTATFSKRVVDKYPELIFRVPFVKSLFPDAKFLFLVRNGWDTCHSIEGWSARLGKQKNGEIHDWWGVNNRKWNLLLEQVVSQHEDLVSYVGDMKQWTNHVDMAAVEWIVTMREGLQLERRYPGHVLRVKYEELCVSAQSELKKIIDFCQLRQDEVFSQYAQQTLHLTPPKSPFPLAENIQEPFTQTMRQLGYAS, encoded by the coding sequence ATGGTTGCACAAGTTGATGCTCGTTACATAAAAAAACGCCCCACAAAACTCTATTCTAGACTTGTAAGCTACCTGCTTTTTGAAGGCAGACCACTAACCACCAGAGGCCAGTGGATTAATCCTTTGCTATCTGCCAGCTTCTCGCTTTACAAGCGTCTTCCACAGTTAAAAACAGCGGATAATCCGGTATTTATTTTAGGTACAGGACGAAGTGGCACCACCATTCTAGGTATCGTGTTGTCTATGCATAAAGATGTCGGATTTTTGAATGAACCTAAAGCACTTTGGCATGCGATTCACCCGAATGAAGATTTGATTGGCAGCTATAGTAGGAAGAGTGCCTCATATTACCTTAATGCTTCTGATGTAGATGAGCTGATGAAGAGAAATGCACATCGCTTGTTTGGTGCGTATTTGACCGCAACTTTTTCTAAACGTGTGGTGGATAAATACCCAGAGTTGATTTTTCGTGTACCGTTTGTAAAATCATTGTTTCCGGATGCAAAGTTTTTATTTTTGGTCAGGAATGGTTGGGATACATGTCACTCGATAGAAGGGTGGTCTGCTAGGCTGGGGAAACAAAAAAATGGGGAAATTCATGACTGGTGGGGTGTGAATAATCGCAAGTGGAATCTTCTTTTGGAGCAGGTTGTTTCTCAGCATGAGGATTTGGTGTCGTATGTAGGTGATATGAAGCAATGGACGAACCATGTTGATATGGCCGCTGTCGAGTGGATTGTGACAATGAGAGAGGGTTTGCAGCTAGAGAGGCGTTACCCAGGCCATGTGTTACGCGTGAAGTATGAAGAGTTATGTGTATCTGCCCAGTCTGAGTTGAAAAAAATTATTGATTTTTGTCAACTGCGCCAGGATGAAGTGTTTAGTCAGTATGCACAGCAAACATTGCACCTAACTCCCCCTAAATCGCCATTTCCTTTGGCTGAGAATATTCAAGAACCTTTTACGCAAACCATGCGACAACTTGGATATGCGTCATGA
- a CDS encoding DUF1972 domain-containing protein: MQSKKIAIIGTVGVPASYGGFETLVENLLRFHDANDLPCDVTVYCSSKSYPEKKRSFLSAKLKYIPLNANGAQSIIYDWISLLLAMWRADVILLLGVSGATMLPLVRLFSSAKIITNIDGIEWRRQKWKGLAKWFLRLSEKMAVRFSHEVIADNGAIADYVKATYGIDSHVIAYGGDHVMNAELKSVTEYDLPVKYAFSVCRIEPENNIEMMVDAFSKLKNHSLVVVGNWGNSEYGRSIHERFSTCDNLYLLDPIYDLGKLRTLRSQASIYVHGHSAGGTNPSLVEAMHFGIPIVAFDCDFNRSTTDDCAIFFNSIESLMDKVVNVDDRLAQKIASEMRELAQNRYTWETVAEQYFSLLN; this comes from the coding sequence GTGCAGAGTAAAAAAATAGCCATTATTGGCACTGTCGGCGTGCCTGCCAGTTATGGCGGGTTTGAGACTCTGGTGGAAAATTTGCTACGTTTTCATGATGCCAATGACTTGCCGTGCGATGTGACGGTGTATTGCAGCAGCAAAAGTTATCCTGAAAAGAAGAGATCTTTTTTATCAGCAAAACTCAAATATATTCCACTCAACGCCAATGGCGCACAAAGTATTATTTATGATTGGATCTCGCTGCTGCTGGCAATGTGGCGTGCTGATGTGATTCTTTTGCTGGGTGTCTCAGGTGCAACCATGCTGCCTTTGGTTCGCTTGTTTTCCTCTGCCAAAATCATAACCAATATTGATGGTATCGAGTGGCGCAGACAGAAATGGAAAGGGTTGGCGAAATGGTTTCTGCGCCTATCCGAAAAGATGGCCGTGCGTTTTTCTCATGAAGTGATTGCAGATAATGGTGCAATTGCTGATTATGTGAAAGCGACTTATGGTATTGATAGCCACGTTATTGCTTACGGTGGCGACCACGTTATGAACGCCGAATTGAAGAGTGTTACTGAGTATGATCTGCCAGTGAAATATGCATTTTCAGTGTGTCGTATTGAACCTGAAAATAATATTGAGATGATGGTTGATGCCTTCTCGAAGCTGAAAAATCACTCCCTAGTCGTGGTGGGTAACTGGGGTAACAGTGAATACGGACGGAGTATTCATGAGCGATTTTCAACCTGTGATAATTTATACTTATTAGACCCGATTTATGATTTAGGAAAGCTTCGAACACTGCGCTCCCAAGCTTCTATTTATGTGCATGGCCACTCTGCAGGAGGAACCAATCCTTCACTTGTTGAAGCGATGCATTTTGGTATTCCGATAGTGGCTTTTGATTGTGATTTTAACCGAAGCACTACCGATGATTGTGCGATTTTCTTTAATAGCATTGAAAGTCTGATGGATAAGGTGGTTAATGTTGATGATAGATTGGCGCAAAAAATAGCATCTGAAATGCGTGAGCTAGCTCAGAATCGCTACACTTGGGAAACTGTCGCTGAACAGTATTTTTCTTTATTAAATTGA
- the uvrC gene encoding excinuclease ABC subunit UvrC: MADKFDAPHFLKNITSKPGIYRMLDAEQVVIYVGKAKNLKKRLTSYFRKRVDNPKTRLLVTQIANIEVVVTHTEGEALLLENNLIKELKPRYNILLRDDKSYPSIFLSTHDDFPRLGYHRGVKRAKGRYFGPYPSAGSVRESLNLLQKIFPVRQCEDTFYRSRTRPCLQYQIKRCTAPCVGFVTKEAYAKDINHAVMFLEGKNEQVINDLVACMEVASNSLAFEKAGDYRDQIANLRRVQEKQYVSNEGGDLDVVACAVEKGLACVQVFFIRGGRNLGNKSFFPKQTQHATPSEVLGAFLPQYYLAAHHAKGGIPKRILLNHPLDEMGWLAKLLGEQAGYAVQLSTEVRSERRRWLEMATNNARVALRSQITSKANMRQRYEALQDALQLDAIPQRMECFDISHTMGEGTVASCVVFDGQGPVKSDYRRFNIKDITGGDDYAAMRQALLRRYTRLKKGEGAMPDILFVDGGKGQLSQAEGVLEELQINGVLLVGVAKGVSRKPGEESLFLSASSSPFILAADSPALHLIQQIRDEAHRFAITGHRARRAKIRNVSPLEGIAGLGPKRRQQLLKHFGGIQEIKRVGVEDLAKLSGISTELAQRIYDQFHQDDV, from the coding sequence ATGGCTGATAAGTTTGATGCCCCCCATTTTCTGAAAAATATCACCAGTAAACCTGGAATTTACCGCATGCTGGATGCTGAGCAGGTGGTGATTTATGTGGGTAAGGCAAAAAATCTCAAAAAACGTCTCACCAGCTACTTTCGCAAGCGTGTGGACAACCCCAAAACACGGTTATTGGTGACACAAATTGCCAATATTGAAGTGGTCGTCACCCATACCGAAGGGGAGGCGCTGCTACTCGAAAATAATCTGATTAAAGAGCTCAAACCGCGCTATAACATTTTGCTGCGGGATGATAAGAGCTACCCCTCTATTTTTCTCTCCACCCATGATGATTTTCCTCGGCTCGGTTATCACCGGGGAGTGAAACGTGCTAAAGGGCGTTACTTTGGTCCTTATCCCAGTGCGGGGTCAGTGCGTGAGTCTTTAAATTTACTGCAGAAAATATTCCCAGTGCGTCAATGTGAAGATACATTTTATCGCAGCCGTACCCGTCCCTGCCTGCAGTACCAGATTAAACGCTGTACCGCGCCGTGTGTGGGTTTCGTAACCAAGGAGGCTTATGCAAAGGATATTAACCATGCGGTGATGTTTCTTGAAGGAAAGAATGAGCAGGTGATAAATGATCTGGTGGCCTGTATGGAGGTCGCATCAAACAGCTTGGCATTTGAAAAAGCGGGAGATTACCGTGATCAAATTGCCAATCTTCGCCGTGTGCAGGAGAAGCAGTATGTGAGTAATGAGGGGGGGGATCTGGATGTGGTCGCCTGTGCAGTGGAAAAGGGTCTCGCCTGTGTGCAGGTATTCTTTATTCGAGGCGGGCGTAATTTGGGAAATAAGAGTTTTTTCCCAAAACAGACCCAACATGCCACACCATCGGAGGTGCTGGGCGCTTTTTTGCCTCAATACTATCTTGCCGCTCATCACGCAAAGGGTGGAATACCAAAGCGCATTTTACTCAACCATCCACTGGATGAGATGGGTTGGTTGGCAAAGCTGCTGGGTGAGCAGGCAGGTTATGCCGTACAGCTCTCAACCGAGGTGCGCAGTGAGCGCCGTCGCTGGTTAGAGATGGCGACCAATAATGCGCGTGTGGCACTGCGTAGCCAGATTACCAGCAAGGCTAATATGCGACAGCGCTATGAAGCACTACAAGATGCGCTGCAATTGGATGCCATTCCGCAGCGAATGGAGTGCTTTGATATTAGTCACACCATGGGGGAGGGAACGGTGGCCTCGTGTGTGGTATTTGACGGGCAGGGGCCTGTTAAGTCTGATTACCGCCGCTTTAATATTAAGGATATTACCGGCGGTGATGATTATGCCGCGATGCGCCAAGCACTGTTGCGCCGCTACACTCGGTTAAAGAAGGGTGAAGGTGCAATGCCAGATATTCTCTTTGTTGATGGTGGTAAGGGCCAGCTGAGTCAGGCAGAAGGGGTGCTCGAAGAGCTGCAAATTAATGGTGTATTGTTGGTTGGCGTTGCCAAAGGGGTAAGCCGCAAGCCTGGAGAAGAGAGCCTTTTCTTGTCCGCATCATCCAGCCCCTTTATACTGGCGGCCGATTCACCCGCTTTGCATTTGATTCAACAGATTCGTGATGAGGCTCACCGTTTTGCCATCACCGGCCACCGTGCTAGACGTGCTAAAATACGTAATGTTTCACCGCTTGAAGGTATTGCGGGGCTGGGGCCAAAACGACGCCAACAGCTTTTAAAGCACTTTGGTGGTATTCAGGAGATAAAGCGTGTCGGGGTTGAAGATCTGGCTAAGTTGAGTGGTATCAGCACTGAGCTCGCACAACGCATTTATGATCAGTTTCACCAGGATGATGTATAA
- the pgsA gene encoding CDP-diacylglycerol--glycerol-3-phosphate 3-phosphatidyltransferase, with protein MKEKIPNILTYGRILAIPVLVIFFYLPVEWSAFAATVVFMVAAVTDWLDGYLARRWNQTSAFGAFLDPVADKLIVAAALIILVERNPTSADSIFLALPTIVIIGREIAISALREWMAEIGESAAVAVSMIGKVKTAVQMIAITLLLYQAPIVGVSAADAGLVLLYVSAILTFYSMVIYLKAAWPILNKHDS; from the coding sequence ATGAAAGAGAAAATACCCAATATACTGACCTACGGCAGGATTTTGGCCATTCCGGTGTTGGTTATCTTCTTTTATCTACCGGTTGAATGGTCAGCTTTTGCTGCCACCGTGGTTTTTATGGTGGCGGCTGTTACCGATTGGCTGGATGGCTATTTGGCGCGCCGTTGGAATCAAACCTCGGCATTTGGTGCTTTTCTTGACCCCGTTGCAGATAAGCTGATTGTTGCGGCTGCGCTTATTATTTTGGTGGAACGCAATCCGACCAGTGCCGATAGCATCTTTCTGGCACTGCCTACCATTGTTATCATCGGTCGTGAAATTGCCATTTCTGCGTTACGCGAATGGATGGCCGAAATTGGCGAAAGCGCCGCTGTCGCAGTCTCGATGATTGGCAAAGTGAAAACAGCCGTACAGATGATCGCCATCACACTGTTGCTTTATCAGGCGCCGATTGTGGGCGTTTCAGCGGCGGATGCAGGGCTGGTGCTGCTCTATGTTTCAGCTATATTGACTTTCTATTCAATGGTTATCTACTTGAAAGCTGCGTGGCCAATTCTTAACAAGCACGACTCATAA